In Carassius carassius chromosome 7, fCarCar2.1, whole genome shotgun sequence, one genomic interval encodes:
- the LOC132143301 gene encoding large ribosomal subunit protein eL24-like, with amino-acid sequence MKVELCSFSGYKIYPGHGRRYARIDGKVFQFLNAKCESAFLSKRNPRQINWTVLYRRKHKKGQHEEVSKKRSRRAVKFQRAITGASLAEILAKRNQKPEVRKAQREQAIRAAKEAKKAKQATKKQPTQSAKAPAKAAAKQKIAKPMKTSAPRVGGKR; translated from the exons ATGAA GGTCGAGTTGTGCAGTTTTAGCGGGTATAAGATCTATCCCGGCCACGGCCGGCGCTACGCTAGGATCGACGGAAAG GTGTTCCAGTTCCTGAATGCGAAGTGTGAGTCAGCTTTTCTGTCCAAGAGGAACCCCAGACAGATCAACTGGACGGTTCTGTACCGCCGCAAGCACAAGAAGGGCCAGCAT GAAGAGGTGAGTAAGAAGCGCAGTCGTCGTGCGGTGAAGTTCCAGAGGGCCATCACCGGCGCTTCACTGGCTGAGATTCTGGCCAAGAGGAACCAGAAGCCTGAAGTGCGTAAAGCACAGAGAGAGCAGGCCATCCG GGCTGCTAAGGAGGCCAAGAAGGCGAAGCAGGCCACTAAGAAGCAACCCACTCAGAGCGCCAAG gcCCCTGCTAAAGCTGCAGCCAAACAGAAAATTGCCAAGCCCATGAAGACCAGCGCTCCTCGTGTTGGTGGCAAGCGCTAA